A single genomic interval of Nonomuraea rubra harbors:
- a CDS encoding GlcG/HbpS family heme-binding protein → MEGSKALHHHEPREDGVNLELALRMTEAALKQAFREGAAVSVAVVDEAGILVSFQRMEGAEISGPVLAQGKAYTSVALRRPTSELPELTAPGGELAGLMGAGFVCFGGGVPLWSGYGEGERVVGGVGVSGGTITQDVACAEAAASVWGAR, encoded by the coding sequence ATGGAAGGGTCCAAGGCGCTGCACCATCACGAACCGAGGGAAGACGGCGTGAATCTCGAACTCGCGCTCCGCATGACGGAAGCGGCTCTGAAGCAGGCGTTCCGGGAGGGCGCGGCGGTTTCCGTCGCGGTCGTGGACGAGGCAGGGATTCTGGTGTCTTTCCAGCGTATGGAGGGTGCGGAGATCTCCGGGCCGGTCCTCGCGCAGGGCAAGGCGTACACCTCGGTCGCCCTGCGCAGGCCCACCTCCGAGCTGCCCGAGCTGACCGCTCCGGGAGGCGAGCTGGCGGGCCTGATGGGTGCGGGTTTCGTGTGCTTCGGGGGTGGCGTTCCGCTCTGGTCCGGCTACGGTGAGGGAGAACGCGTGGTCGGCGGTGTAGGGGTCAGCGGAGGCACGATCACGCAGGACGTGGCGTGCGCCGAAGCGGCCGCATCGGTGTGGGGTGCACGCTGA
- a CDS encoding ROK family protein: MNGATTSGELRAHNRVRLLRAVHDCGATRTRSQLTRDLGLARGTASVLVAGLAEDELLLEEPAPGHTRGRPTQVPGPHPRGPVALAVDVREDAWELAACELGGRVTVLAVRPHDGTPEGTLGPLGATIAEHVRRLGPRVAGAGVALAGPIRHGGLVDIAHLGWRSVDVPALLGGLGTPLSVGNDTVLAALAEARRGRLRGVRVGLHLHVDFDLGGVLVLDGHAVPGASGAGAEFGHMRIGGSERRCPCGAVGCWGMDVGANALLRHVGLAYGGGRGREQAERVLATSEEAVLATARALGRGVAALVNAHDPEVVTLSGHGVELRERAGEALLAACEPGLMAIRRDHPPRIEGSALGWRGTLLGAMESVFDAFLTPEGLEAWRKNHPDQARDTPDRQSVTHSTLDGESAP, encoded by the coding sequence GTGAACGGAGCCACAACCAGCGGGGAGCTTCGCGCGCACAACCGGGTCAGGCTGCTGCGCGCCGTGCATGACTGCGGGGCCACCCGCACCAGGTCCCAGCTCACCCGCGACCTCGGCCTGGCCAGGGGCACGGCCTCCGTGCTCGTCGCGGGGCTGGCCGAGGACGAGTTGCTGCTGGAGGAGCCGGCCCCCGGCCACACGCGCGGCCGCCCGACCCAGGTGCCCGGCCCGCATCCGCGCGGGCCCGTCGCGCTGGCCGTGGACGTGCGCGAGGACGCCTGGGAGCTGGCGGCGTGCGAGCTGGGCGGGCGCGTCACGGTGCTCGCCGTACGGCCCCACGACGGGACCCCGGAGGGCACGCTCGGGCCGCTGGGCGCGACCATCGCCGAGCACGTCCGCAGGCTCGGGCCCCGCGTGGCCGGCGCCGGGGTGGCACTCGCCGGGCCGATCCGCCACGGCGGCCTGGTGGACATCGCCCACCTGGGCTGGCGCTCGGTCGACGTCCCCGCCCTGCTGGGCGGCCTCGGGACCCCGCTGTCCGTCGGCAACGACACGGTCCTGGCCGCGCTGGCGGAGGCCCGCAGGGGCAGGCTGCGCGGCGTGCGGGTCGGCCTCCACCTGCACGTGGACTTCGATCTGGGCGGCGTGCTGGTCCTGGACGGCCACGCGGTCCCCGGGGCGAGCGGCGCCGGCGCCGAGTTCGGCCACATGCGCATCGGCGGGAGCGAGCGCCGCTGCCCGTGCGGCGCCGTCGGCTGCTGGGGCATGGACGTCGGCGCGAATGCCCTGCTGCGCCACGTCGGCCTCGCCTACGGCGGCGGCAGGGGCAGGGAGCAGGCCGAGCGGGTGCTGGCCACGAGCGAGGAGGCGGTCCTCGCGACCGCCAGGGCCCTGGGACGCGGCGTGGCGGCCCTCGTCAACGCGCACGACCCCGAGGTGGTGACCCTGTCCGGGCACGGCGTGGAGCTGCGCGAGCGGGCCGGTGAGGCCCTGCTGGCGGCCTGCGAGCCGGGCCTGATGGCGATCCGCCGCGACCACCCGCCCAGGATCGAGGGGTCGGCGCTCGGCTGGCGGGGCACGCTCCTGGGCGCCATGGAGTCGGTCTTCGACGCCTTCCTCACGCCCGAGGGTCTTGAAGCCTGGCGCAAAAACCACCCTGACCAGGCTCGCGACACGCCCGACCGGCAAAGTGTGACGCATTCCACCCTGGACGGGGAAAGTGCGCCATAA
- a CDS encoding MFS transporter, producing MNKIPIEAKRARVGVFGFFFLAGFVMGLWAAGLPSLNDRLELGPARLGSVLLLISGGALVSMLVAGPLVDRWTSRRVCWFAGPFSGVVLLGPALAPSYWSLAVLAVVFGIGLGVTEVAMNAHSVEVERRYGRPIISAFHGVWSLGGAAGGGLTSLALQNEVNAQLLLIVAAVVVPFLYLPAAYLLMPDPPAAASLSAEPSADGSSLRWGLIALLGLAAFAGHLSEGAAIDWAALHARWVLETDPAMAPLAYTIFSVAMTTFRLLGDPIRGRLGSVRTIQLAGVFATLGYVLVLGSPYVGESLRVVCAWTGWALAGVGLATVVPVLFSAVGAAGGRVGRALAMVTAFGYSGLLLGPAVLGFVAEHASLQVALVIPAVLAAVVTLTGSPAIRSLLRLSAAPAVVLSAARPGDEPVPDGEAQPARD from the coding sequence GTGAACAAAATCCCCATTGAGGCAAAACGCGCTCGTGTCGGTGTTTTCGGATTCTTCTTCCTCGCCGGATTCGTCATGGGGCTGTGGGCGGCCGGCCTGCCGTCGCTGAACGACCGCCTCGAACTCGGCCCCGCCAGGCTCGGCAGCGTCCTGCTGCTGATCTCGGGCGGCGCGCTGGTGTCGATGCTGGTGGCGGGGCCGCTGGTGGACCGGTGGACCAGCCGGCGGGTGTGCTGGTTCGCCGGGCCGTTCTCCGGGGTGGTGCTGCTCGGGCCCGCGCTGGCGCCGTCGTACTGGTCGCTGGCGGTGCTGGCGGTGGTGTTCGGGATCGGGCTGGGGGTGACCGAGGTCGCCATGAACGCCCACTCCGTCGAGGTCGAGCGGCGCTACGGGCGGCCGATCATCTCGGCCTTCCACGGCGTCTGGAGCCTCGGCGGGGCGGCCGGGGGCGGGCTCACCTCGCTCGCGCTGCAGAACGAGGTGAACGCGCAGCTTCTGCTGATCGTGGCGGCCGTCGTGGTGCCGTTCCTGTACCTGCCGGCGGCGTACCTGCTGATGCCGGACCCGCCCGCGGCCGCGTCCCTCTCTGCCGAGCCCTCGGCGGACGGGTCCTCGCTGCGGTGGGGGCTGATCGCGCTGCTGGGGCTGGCGGCTTTCGCGGGGCATCTGAGCGAGGGGGCGGCCATCGACTGGGCCGCGCTGCACGCGCGCTGGGTGCTGGAGACCGATCCGGCCATGGCGCCGCTGGCTTACACGATCTTCTCCGTGGCCATGACGACCTTCCGGCTGCTGGGGGACCCGATCAGGGGGCGGCTCGGCTCCGTGCGCACGATCCAGCTCGCCGGCGTCTTCGCCACTCTGGGGTACGTCCTGGTGCTCGGGTCGCCGTACGTGGGGGAGTCGCTGCGGGTGGTGTGCGCGTGGACCGGGTGGGCGCTGGCCGGGGTGGGGCTGGCGACCGTCGTGCCGGTGCTGTTCAGCGCCGTGGGGGCCGCGGGTGGGCGGGTCGGGCGGGCGCTGGCCATGGTGACGGCGTTCGGGTACAGCGGGCTGCTGCTGGGGCCCGCGGTGCTCGGGTTCGTGGCCGAACATGCGTCGCTGCAGGTCGCGCTCGTCATCCCGGCGGTGCTGGCCGCCGTGGTCACGCTCACGGGCTCGCCCGCCATCCGCTCCCTGCTCCGGCTGTCCGCCGCTCCGGCCGTCGTTCTCTCCGCGGCTCGTCCCGGGGATGAGCCCGTCCCGGACGGGGAGGCCCAGCCCGCGCGCGACTGA
- the mihF gene encoding integration host factor, actinobacterial type, with amino-acid sequence MALPTLTPEQRQAALAKAAEARAARTALLAKVKAGELTFAQLLERDDDIAKKIKVSQALRAVKGVGPAKATALMEEAGVDEKRRLGGLGAQQRKKLVDALG; translated from the coding sequence ATGGCACTTCCCACTCTCACCCCCGAGCAGCGTCAAGCCGCTCTGGCCAAGGCCGCCGAGGCCCGTGCCGCCCGCACGGCCCTGCTGGCCAAGGTCAAGGCGGGCGAGCTGACGTTCGCTCAGCTGCTGGAGCGCGATGACGACATCGCCAAGAAGATCAAGGTGTCCCAGGCCCTGCGCGCCGTCAAGGGCGTCGGGCCGGCCAAGGCCACCGCGCTGATGGAGGAGGCGGGCGTCGACGAGAAGCGCCGCCTCGGTGGCCTGGGCGCCCAGCAGCGCAAGAAGCTGGTCGACGCGCTCGGCTAA
- a CDS encoding LacI family DNA-binding transcriptional regulator produces the protein MADGPTINTIAERAGVSIASVSRVLNGLPTRQETVRKVMAAADELGYVRNAVARSLKSRRTHQVAFAMADVGNPAYLAMLREIQPVLKAAGYRLVLHSTDAVVADEIDVLHSLGERYVDGLIMSPLRVTEAHLQMLATARAPVVIIGSVPEGTRVDNVRADSRTGVRLAIDHLYALGRRRIAMINGPLDTVPGAARGAAYREALGDLGLPYDENLVQIGDFYRPEGARAVAALLDRVPDVDALMCANDLIALGALDVLRAAGKRVPEDVAVVGMDDTDLAAASWPSLTSVSLGSAERGKAAAELLLERLRGVDGEPRVVTVPPRLSVRASTAGPGYDTAGPGHDREEGGR, from the coding sequence TTGGCCGACGGACCCACGATCAACACGATCGCCGAGCGCGCGGGCGTCTCGATTGCCTCCGTCTCGCGGGTGCTGAACGGCCTGCCGACCAGGCAGGAGACCGTACGCAAGGTGATGGCCGCCGCCGACGAGCTGGGCTACGTGCGCAACGCCGTGGCCAGGTCGCTCAAGTCGCGCCGCACCCACCAGGTCGCCTTCGCCATGGCCGACGTCGGCAACCCCGCCTACCTGGCCATGCTGCGCGAGATCCAGCCCGTGCTGAAGGCCGCCGGCTACCGGCTCGTGCTGCACTCGACCGACGCCGTCGTGGCGGACGAGATCGACGTTCTGCACAGCCTGGGCGAACGGTACGTGGACGGGCTGATCATGAGCCCCCTGCGCGTCACCGAGGCGCACCTTCAGATGCTGGCCACGGCCAGGGCGCCCGTCGTGATCATCGGCTCGGTGCCCGAGGGCACACGGGTGGACAACGTACGCGCCGACTCGCGCACCGGCGTGCGGCTGGCGATCGACCACCTGTACGCGCTCGGCCGCCGCCGCATCGCGATGATCAACGGCCCGCTCGACACCGTCCCCGGCGCCGCCCGCGGGGCCGCGTACCGGGAGGCGCTCGGCGACCTCGGCCTGCCGTACGACGAGAACCTCGTGCAGATCGGCGACTTCTACCGCCCGGAAGGGGCGCGTGCCGTGGCCGCGCTGCTCGACCGGGTCCCCGACGTGGACGCGCTGATGTGCGCCAACGACCTGATCGCCCTCGGCGCCCTCGACGTGCTGCGCGCGGCCGGCAAGCGGGTGCCCGAGGACGTCGCGGTGGTCGGCATGGACGACACCGACCTGGCCGCGGCCTCGTGGCCGTCACTGACCAGCGTCTCGCTCGGCTCGGCCGAGCGCGGCAAGGCCGCCGCCGAGCTGCTGCTGGAACGGCTGCGGGGCGTGGACGGCGAGCCCAGGGTGGTCACCGTGCCCCCGCGCCTGTCCGTACGCGCCTCCACCGCGGGCCCCGGCTACGACACGGCGGGTCCCGGCCACGACAGAGAGGAGGGCGGACGGTGA
- a CDS encoding response regulator transcription factor, which translates to MRVVVADDAVLIREGLVRLLEEFGCEVVATVGDGDALVEAIAEHKPDVSVVDVRMPPSFTDEGLRAAVEARRRVPGAPVLILSQYVEVSYADDLLADARGAVGYLLKDRVVDVDEFLEGLRRVAAGGTVFDPQVVSQLMVRRRKDDPLAQLTPREREVLGLMAEGKSNPAIGRQLVISDGAVEKHIRSIFNKLGLYAEDSDQHRRVLAVLTYLRS; encoded by the coding sequence GTGCGGGTAGTCGTGGCCGATGACGCGGTTCTGATCAGGGAGGGCCTGGTCAGATTGCTCGAGGAGTTCGGCTGCGAGGTGGTGGCGACCGTCGGCGACGGCGACGCCCTCGTGGAGGCGATCGCCGAGCACAAGCCGGACGTGTCGGTGGTGGACGTGCGCATGCCGCCGTCCTTCACCGACGAGGGGCTCAGGGCCGCCGTGGAGGCCAGGCGCAGGGTGCCGGGGGCGCCCGTGCTCATCCTCTCCCAGTACGTCGAGGTCTCCTACGCCGACGACCTGCTCGCCGACGCCAGGGGCGCGGTGGGGTACCTGCTGAAGGACCGGGTCGTCGACGTGGACGAGTTCCTGGAGGGCCTGCGGCGGGTGGCCGCGGGCGGCACGGTGTTCGACCCGCAGGTGGTGTCCCAGTTGATGGTGCGCAGGCGCAAGGACGACCCGCTCGCACAGCTCACGCCGCGCGAGCGCGAGGTGCTGGGGCTGATGGCCGAAGGGAAGTCCAATCCGGCCATCGGTCGGCAGCTCGTGATCAGTGACGGAGCCGTGGAGAAGCACATCAGGAGCATCTTCAACAAGCTCGGCCTCTACGCGGAGGACAGCGACCAGCATCGCCGGGTGCTCGCCGTGCTGACCTACCTGCGTTCCTGA